The proteins below come from a single Cytobacillus luteolus genomic window:
- the comER gene encoding late competence protein ComER, producing MNIGIIGTGNMGKILIDAFIESIAVPPSNLTITNRTLSKARKIGESYPDIKVVETSEDVVAASDLIFICVKPLEIHPLLEKLNKDLPKTKCIVSITSPVAVSQLESVVDCQVARVIPSITNRALAGVSLITFGESCNEGTRNYIETLFKHISETVHIEDSITRVASDIVSCGPAFFSYLLRRFVDAAVKETKISEEQAITLASGMIVGMGKLIEKEIFTLQTLQEKVCVKGGVTGEGIKVLEAELGEMFEHLFQSTHAKYYEDIDEVSKQFNSTNRTI from the coding sequence GTGAACATTGGGATTATAGGAACAGGAAACATGGGGAAAATTTTAATAGATGCTTTCATTGAATCAATCGCTGTTCCGCCTTCTAACCTAACCATTACTAATCGTACGCTTTCAAAGGCTAGAAAAATAGGTGAAAGTTATCCGGATATTAAGGTTGTAGAAACAAGCGAGGATGTAGTAGCAGCTTCAGACCTTATCTTTATTTGTGTAAAACCATTAGAAATTCACCCCCTTTTAGAGAAATTAAATAAAGACCTACCTAAAACAAAGTGCATCGTTTCCATTACAAGCCCTGTTGCAGTAAGTCAACTTGAATCGGTCGTAGACTGCCAAGTAGCTAGAGTTATTCCTAGCATAACAAATCGAGCTTTAGCTGGTGTCTCTCTAATTACTTTCGGTGAAAGTTGTAATGAAGGAACCCGAAACTATATCGAAACACTTTTTAAGCATATTTCGGAAACTGTTCATATAGAGGATTCCATTACAAGGGTAGCTTCTGACATTGTTAGTTGTGGTCCTGCATTTTTCAGCTATTTATTAAGAAGGTTTGTGGATGCAGCTGTAAAGGAAACGAAGATCTCAGAAGAACAAGCAATCACTCTTGCTAGTGGTATGATTGTTGGGATGGGTAAGCTAATCGAAAAGGAAATATTCACTTTACAAACATTACAAGAAAAGGTTTGTGTAAAAGGTGGAGTAACAGGTGAAGGTATAAAGGTCTTAGAAGCTGAGCTTGGAGAAATGTTTGAGCATCTTTTTCAAAGTACACATGCCAAGTATTACGAAGATATTGATGAAGTTTCAAAGCAATTTAATTCTACAAATCGGACTATATAA
- a CDS encoding helix-hairpin-helix domain-containing protein, which produces MKEIIIKYKYFMIIGLGLLVVSSLYYFTPPSNDSSNELIMNEALLRKGELASRNEAVDPPVEKIELSTVYVDVKGAVVRPGVYELKNGSRVKDALELAGGVNPEAEVNNVNLAELLVDEMVIYVPKVGEEINEPNETLTGSSKKNDDLISINKATIEELQTLPGIGPSKAAAIIEYREQNGGFATIDEILSITGIGPKTLEKFRDKITLK; this is translated from the coding sequence ATGAAAGAAATTATAATTAAATACAAGTATTTTATGATTATAGGGTTAGGTTTATTAGTGGTTAGTTCACTTTACTATTTTACTCCGCCTAGTAACGATAGTAGTAACGAATTAATAATGAATGAAGCCTTACTAAGGAAAGGTGAATTAGCTTCAAGGAATGAAGCAGTTGACCCACCTGTAGAAAAAATAGAGTTGTCTACGGTATATGTCGATGTAAAGGGGGCTGTTGTTAGACCTGGAGTGTATGAATTAAAAAATGGTAGTCGAGTCAAGGATGCTTTAGAACTGGCTGGAGGGGTGAATCCTGAGGCGGAGGTTAACAATGTAAATCTCGCTGAACTGCTCGTTGATGAAATGGTTATCTATGTACCTAAAGTAGGGGAAGAGATTAATGAACCAAATGAGACACTAACTGGATCTTCAAAAAAGAATGACGATCTGATCTCAATAAATAAAGCAACAATAGAAGAGCTACAAACCTTACCTGGAATCGGACCATCTAAGGCAGCTGCAATTATTGAATACCGAGAACAGAATGGCGGCTTTGCAACTATTGATGAGATTCTATCAATAACTGGGATAGGCCCTAAAACCTTAGAAAAATTTCGAGACAAAATTACCTTAAAATAA
- a CDS encoding YqeG family HAD IIIA-type phosphatase, which yields MLKLFLPDEHVKSVFEISPKSLVERGIKGIITDLDNTLVEWDRPNATPKLINWFKEMKDEGIMVTIVSNNNEQRVKDFSDPLEIPFIFEARKPLIRAFKRAQINMKLKPEELVVIGDQLLTDVLGGNRTGLHTILVVPVAQTDGFFTRINRRVERRLLSWMKRKGMLYWEE from the coding sequence GTGTTAAAACTATTTCTACCGGATGAACATGTGAAGAGTGTATTTGAAATATCACCTAAAAGCTTAGTGGAGCGTGGCATAAAAGGAATTATTACAGACTTAGATAACACATTAGTAGAGTGGGATCGTCCGAATGCTACGCCTAAGCTTATAAATTGGTTTAAAGAAATGAAAGATGAGGGAATCATGGTAACAATTGTTTCAAATAATAATGAGCAAAGGGTAAAGGACTTTTCTGATCCCCTAGAGATTCCCTTTATATTTGAAGCTAGAAAACCACTAATTCGTGCTTTTAAAAGGGCACAGATAAATATGAAACTAAAACCTGAAGAATTAGTTGTAATCGGTGACCAACTACTTACTGATGTTTTAGGAGGTAACCGAACTGGACTACACACAATATTAGTTGTACCTGTGGCACAAACAGATGGTTTTTTTACGAGAATAAATCGCAGAGTAGAACGCAGATTGCTGTCGTGGATGAAGCGTAAAGGTATGTTATATTGGGAGGAATAA
- a CDS encoding DNA internalization-related competence protein ComEC/Rec2, whose product MKRLSGNYLFIAIAAIFGIILAHLSYHPLVGLSILLYFVYLHSRGPKIVVIAASVCIVFFTIYFELYDEYNSTKLTGSETNLTFKIATAPDLNGRTLSTVAKIGNERVNLRYTIQTKNEKNELTSLKVGMICRFEGQLLLPNKARNFNSFDYKKYLYYKKIHWIFSPTSLSLQNCTQQAPTPYERLLLIREQGINYIEKHFPKDTIGIAQALIYGERGYIDDEVITSYQSLGLVHLLAISGLHVGLLTGAIFYIVIRMGFTRESVTHTLLCLLPIYTIVAGAAPSVIRAALMLMILLSCIRWKKIYPIDSIGIACFFMVLINPYLVFEVGFQLSFIVSLGLILSSKTIILRASNPLIQTLTVTVIAQLFSFPIIIFYFYEVSLLSIPYNLLFVPVYSVIILPLSILSLLLHILYEPIGHSFMFLLKMILNILNKFALYGAEVNLLSLTVGKPHIFFLVGYFILIITIFKMWERSNRKLIVVSIILIVTLSVVDLNEKLLNPYGKITYIDIGQGDSILIELPFNKGTYLIDTGPKTLHFETEEWKKKRRTFDTGKDILLPYLKSVGIRKIDKLIITHGDLDHIGNAELLIQEIPVEELIFGAGPIEKEFEQQLVKKAYEMGIPISEVATGDFWKSGDYTFYVLAPYGDEQTSNDRSIVIYSEMGGLKWLFTGDLGKVGENKLIATFRSLPVDVLKVGHHGSNSSTSEEFLEHIKPKISIISAGVNNRYNHPNIDVLNRLLEKESIILRTDQHGAIQYKFRGRSGTFRWVLPYNKTILKPN is encoded by the coding sequence ATGAAGAGACTTTCTGGCAACTATCTTTTTATAGCGATCGCAGCTATTTTCGGTATTATACTCGCCCATTTGTCTTATCATCCTCTTGTAGGTTTATCCATATTACTTTATTTTGTATATTTGCATTCAAGAGGTCCGAAAATAGTTGTAATTGCTGCCAGTGTTTGTATTGTTTTCTTCACCATTTATTTTGAACTTTATGACGAGTATAATTCAACTAAGTTGACTGGCTCAGAAACTAATTTAACCTTCAAAATTGCAACTGCACCCGACCTGAATGGTAGAACCTTATCCACGGTGGCAAAGATAGGGAATGAACGTGTTAATTTAAGGTACACAATTCAAACAAAAAATGAAAAAAATGAACTAACTTCCTTAAAAGTAGGAATGATTTGTAGATTTGAAGGTCAGTTATTACTACCAAACAAGGCAAGAAATTTTAATTCATTTGACTACAAGAAATATCTTTACTACAAAAAAATTCACTGGATATTCAGCCCCACTTCACTCTCTCTTCAAAATTGTACCCAGCAGGCACCTACTCCTTATGAAAGACTTTTGTTAATTAGAGAACAAGGAATTAACTACATTGAGAAACACTTTCCTAAAGATACCATCGGAATTGCACAAGCCTTAATTTACGGAGAAAGAGGGTATATCGATGATGAGGTAATTACGTCTTACCAGTCATTGGGGTTGGTTCACTTATTGGCTATATCTGGTTTGCATGTGGGCTTACTCACAGGTGCTATTTTCTACATTGTTATTAGAATGGGGTTTACAAGAGAATCGGTCACACATACTTTATTATGTTTGCTTCCAATCTATACAATCGTTGCTGGAGCTGCTCCATCTGTTATTAGAGCCGCGCTCATGCTAATGATTTTGCTTAGCTGTATAAGATGGAAAAAGATTTATCCTATAGATTCCATAGGAATAGCGTGTTTTTTTATGGTATTAATCAATCCATATCTTGTTTTTGAAGTTGGTTTTCAATTATCCTTCATTGTTAGCTTGGGGCTAATTTTATCTTCAAAGACCATTATTCTTAGAGCAAGCAATCCCCTTATCCAAACTCTTACAGTGACAGTAATTGCCCAGCTCTTTTCTTTTCCAATTATTATTTTTTATTTTTATGAGGTTTCACTTCTCAGTATCCCTTATAACCTCCTATTTGTTCCCGTCTACTCAGTGATAATCCTGCCGCTATCGATTTTATCCTTACTTCTACATATATTGTACGAGCCAATCGGCCATTCCTTTATGTTTCTGCTAAAAATGATCCTAAACATTTTAAACAAATTTGCATTATATGGAGCCGAGGTTAATTTACTATCATTAACTGTAGGTAAGCCACATATATTCTTTTTGGTGGGTTATTTTATATTGATAATAACTATTTTCAAAATGTGGGAACGGTCAAATCGAAAACTAATCGTTGTCTCTATTATCTTAATCGTTACCCTAAGTGTAGTAGATTTGAATGAAAAGCTGCTTAACCCCTACGGTAAAATTACGTATATAGATATTGGACAAGGAGATAGTATTCTAATTGAACTACCCTTTAATAAGGGTACTTATTTAATTGATACTGGTCCCAAAACACTGCACTTTGAGACTGAAGAATGGAAAAAAAAACGCAGGACGTTTGATACAGGAAAAGATATTCTACTCCCCTATTTAAAATCGGTTGGGATTAGAAAGATAGACAAACTAATTATTACACACGGTGACTTAGATCATATTGGTAATGCAGAACTGCTTATTCAAGAAATACCCGTGGAGGAGTTAATTTTTGGAGCTGGGCCTATTGAAAAAGAATTTGAGCAGCAATTAGTCAAGAAAGCTTATGAAATGGGTATACCGATATCAGAGGTTGCAACAGGAGACTTTTGGAAAAGCGGTGACTATACTTTTTATGTGTTAGCTCCGTATGGTGATGAACAAACATCAAATGACCGTTCAATCGTTATTTATTCAGAAATGGGAGGGCTTAAATGGCTATTTACAGGAGATTTAGGGAAAGTTGGAGAGAATAAGCTTATTGCTACCTTCCGCTCACTTCCAGTTGATGTGCTCAAAGTCGGACATCACGGTAGCAATTCATCAACCAGTGAGGAGTTCTTAGAGCATATTAAACCTAAAATATCAATTATTTCAGCAGGTGTGAACAATAGGTATAATCATCCAAATATTGATGTGTTGAATCGGTTGCTAGAAAAGGAAAGTATAATTCTAAGAACTGATCAACACGGAGCGATTCAATATAAATTTAGAGGCAGGAGCGGAACCTTTAGGTGGGTTCTTCCATACAATAAAACTATACTTAAACCAAACTGA
- the yqeK gene encoding bis(5'-nucleosyl)-tetraphosphatase (symmetrical) YqeK codes for MERKEALEIVRKQLTEHRYTHTIGVMETAIALAKRYGVDEKKAEISAIFHDYAKFRPKDEMRNIISEQKMEKDLLDFNSELWHAPVGAYLVKTEVGIEDEEILNAIKFHTSGRVNMAPLEKVIYLADYIEPGRHFPGIDEVRELAKISLNKALIQSLINSIQFLMKKNQAIYPDTFLTYNALVNEEKGGYL; via the coding sequence ATGGAACGAAAAGAGGCTCTTGAAATTGTTCGAAAGCAGCTTACTGAACATAGATACACTCATACGATTGGAGTTATGGAAACAGCAATAGCTCTAGCAAAACGATACGGTGTAGACGAAAAAAAAGCTGAAATATCAGCCATTTTTCATGACTATGCAAAATTTCGACCTAAGGACGAAATGAGAAATATCATATCTGAACAAAAAATGGAAAAAGACTTATTAGACTTTAATAGTGAGCTTTGGCATGCTCCAGTTGGTGCTTATCTTGTAAAGACTGAGGTAGGTATAGAAGACGAAGAGATATTAAATGCGATAAAGTTTCATACTTCAGGCCGAGTAAACATGGCGCCATTAGAAAAAGTGATTTACCTAGCCGATTATATAGAGCCAGGGCGTCACTTTCCGGGTATAGATGAAGTACGAGAGTTGGCTAAAATAAGTTTAAATAAAGCACTAATTCAATCTTTAATAAACTCAATTCAGTTTCTGATGAAAAAAAACCAAGCCATTTATCCAGATACATTTTTAACATATAATGCACTGGTTAATGAAGAAAAGGGAGGCTATCTCTAA
- the aroE gene encoding shikimate dehydrogenase: MSKLYGLLGCPVSHSMSPAMHNDLFLHYKLNYYYHAFHVENEDLEMAVNGLRALGVSGFNVTIPHKIAIIKYLDGIDGVAANIGAVNTVVNIDGKLKGYNTDGDGFIKSLESCVDGLLQNKKILIIGAGGAARAILFSLEAIDVHAIDVCNRTLSSALQLIAECSYKLSGSGISIIDAENRLNEYDIIINTTSVGMYPNLEEIPISLTNLSPSTIVSDIIYNPLETKLLLEAKRKGSITLNGIGMFVNQGALAFEKWTGIFPDTRRMEELVINKLGGHAEC, from the coding sequence ATGTCAAAGCTATACGGTTTACTTGGGTGCCCTGTCAGCCATTCGATGTCACCGGCAATGCATAATGATTTATTTTTACATTATAAATTGAATTATTATTATCATGCATTTCATGTGGAAAATGAGGATTTAGAAATGGCTGTAAATGGTCTAAGAGCATTAGGAGTCAGTGGATTTAATGTTACCATACCTCATAAAATAGCAATAATTAAGTATTTAGATGGAATTGACGGTGTTGCAGCTAATATTGGAGCTGTTAATACAGTTGTAAATATCGATGGGAAACTTAAAGGCTATAATACAGATGGAGATGGATTTATAAAATCATTAGAATCATGTGTAGATGGTCTTTTACAAAACAAAAAGATCCTTATTATTGGTGCTGGTGGTGCTGCTAGGGCCATTTTGTTCTCACTAGAGGCTATTGACGTCCATGCTATAGATGTGTGTAATCGAACACTTTCTAGTGCATTACAATTAATTGCTGAGTGCTCTTATAAACTAAGTGGTTCTGGTATTTCCATTATAGATGCTGAAAATCGTCTAAATGAGTATGATATAATCATAAACACTACTTCTGTTGGAATGTACCCTAACTTAGAAGAAATTCCTATTTCATTAACTAATTTATCACCGAGTACGATTGTTAGTGATATAATCTATAATCCCCTTGAAACAAAGTTATTATTGGAGGCAAAACGAAAAGGATCGATAACGCTAAATGGAATTGGTATGTTTGTGAATCAAGGAGCATTGGCATTTGAAAAGTGGACAGGCATCTTTCCCGATACAAGGCGGATGGAAGAGCTTGTTATTAACAAACTAGGAGGACATGCAGAATGTTAA
- a CDS encoding nicotinate-nucleotide adenylyltransferase, which produces MKRIGILGGTFDPPHNGHLLMANEVLFNLGLEEIWFMPTNIPPHKKYEQHITNEDRLKLLSLAISDHPHFMLQRIELDREGPSYTYDTMKILKERYPDNNYYFIIGGDMVEYLPHWYRINDLVEIVQFVGVKRPGFAVNSNYNVIEVTVPQFEVSSSEIRSRIVKGQTTRYLLPEKVEQYIEEKNLYGTKRGS; this is translated from the coding sequence ATGAAACGCATTGGAATCCTGGGAGGCACATTTGACCCACCCCATAATGGGCATTTATTGATGGCAAATGAAGTTCTATTTAACTTAGGTCTTGAAGAAATATGGTTCATGCCTACTAATATACCTCCACATAAAAAATATGAGCAACATATTACAAATGAGGATAGGCTTAAGTTGCTATCATTAGCAATATCGGATCATCCTCATTTTATGTTACAAAGGATTGAATTAGACCGCGAAGGTCCATCCTATACATATGACACGATGAAGATACTGAAAGAAAGGTATCCTGATAATAACTATTATTTTATTATTGGTGGGGATATGGTTGAATATTTACCTCATTGGTACAGGATTAATGATTTAGTGGAGATTGTTCAATTTGTTGGTGTTAAACGACCAGGATTTGCGGTTAACTCAAATTATAATGTGATTGAGGTGACTGTTCCACAATTTGAAGTGTCCTCCTCAGAAATTAGGAGTAGAATTGTGAAAGGTCAAACGACGAGGTATTTACTGCCAGAAAAAGTAGAACAATATATTGAGGAGAAAAATTTGTATGGAACGAAAAGAGGCTCTTGA
- a CDS encoding ComE operon protein 2 yields MERISWDQYFMAQSHLLAMRSTCTRLTVGATIVRDKRIIAGGYNGSITGSTHCIDEGCYVIDNHCVRTIHAEVNALLQCAKFGVPTTGAEIYVTHFPCLQCCKAIIQSGIKVVYYAKDYKNHPYAIELFNQAGVKVEQVELKEMVIEIHSKEKQQYVGELLQLLHDSDLDKKQVAELEATGKKLFAPPNL; encoded by the coding sequence ATGGAAAGAATATCATGGGACCAATACTTTATGGCACAAAGCCATTTACTTGCAATGAGAAGTACTTGTACTCGTTTGACTGTAGGTGCGACCATTGTTAGAGACAAGCGAATCATTGCGGGGGGATATAATGGTTCAATTACTGGAAGCACCCACTGTATCGATGAAGGTTGTTATGTTATTGACAATCATTGTGTCCGAACAATACATGCAGAAGTTAATGCACTACTACAGTGTGCAAAATTTGGAGTACCAACAACCGGTGCAGAAATTTATGTGACTCATTTCCCTTGTCTACAATGTTGCAAAGCCATTATTCAGAGTGGGATAAAGGTAGTTTATTATGCAAAAGATTACAAAAACCATCCATATGCAATTGAATTATTCAACCAAGCAGGTGTTAAGGTAGAACAAGTAGAGCTTAAAGAAATGGTGATTGAAATACATTCTAAGGAAAAGCAGCAATACGTTGGTGAGCTTTTACAGTTGCTGCATGATAGTGACCTTGATAAAAAGCAAGTTGCCGAGTTAGAAGCAACAGGTAAGAAGTTATTCGCTCCCCCGAATCTATGA
- the yqeH gene encoding ribosome biogenesis GTPase YqeH → MELQDYSCVGCGINIQTEDKEGIGYAPKSALEKDQIICQRCFRLKHYNEIQDVPLNDDDFLKILNGLGNTDSLIVKIVDIFDFNGSWLPGLHRFVGKNNIILVGNKVDLLPKSVKHNKLINWMKQSSKELGLNPVDVYLVSAAKGQGITEIAEAIERHRNGKDVYVVGCTNVGKSTFINRIIKQFSGEDDVITTSHFPGTTLDLIEIPLDNGAALIDTPGIINHHQMAHYVGKQDLKTITPKKEIKPKVFQLNEGQSLFFGGLARFDFVSGGRQSFVCHLSNELTIHRTKLEKADELYENHVGELLSPPRKDELEGFPKLVAHEFMIKEAKTDIVFSGLGWVTVNEPNVKIIAHVPKGVGVVIRKSLI, encoded by the coding sequence TTGGAATTACAGGATTATTCTTGTGTTGGATGTGGAATTAACATTCAAACTGAAGATAAAGAAGGAATTGGTTATGCACCTAAATCGGCATTAGAGAAAGATCAAATTATTTGTCAAAGGTGTTTTCGGTTAAAGCATTATAATGAAATTCAAGATGTACCATTAAATGATGATGACTTTTTAAAAATATTAAATGGTCTTGGTAATACTGATTCATTAATTGTGAAAATAGTTGATATATTTGACTTTAATGGTAGTTGGTTGCCTGGGTTACATCGATTTGTAGGTAAAAATAATATTATTCTCGTAGGGAATAAAGTAGATCTATTACCAAAATCAGTGAAACACAATAAGCTGATCAACTGGATGAAGCAATCCTCAAAGGAACTAGGTTTAAATCCTGTGGATGTGTATTTAGTTAGTGCTGCAAAAGGACAAGGGATTACAGAAATTGCAGAAGCAATTGAGCGCCATAGAAATGGAAAAGATGTGTATGTTGTTGGTTGTACGAATGTTGGGAAATCAACATTTATTAACCGTATCATTAAACAGTTTAGTGGTGAAGATGACGTTATTACAACCTCTCACTTCCCTGGCACAACTTTAGATTTGATTGAAATTCCCCTTGATAATGGGGCTGCATTAATAGATACACCAGGCATTATTAATCACCATCAAATGGCACATTATGTAGGGAAACAAGACTTAAAAACGATTACTCCCAAAAAAGAAATTAAGCCAAAGGTATTTCAGCTAAATGAAGGACAAAGTCTCTTTTTCGGTGGGTTGGCACGATTTGATTTTGTAAGCGGTGGAAGACAGTCATTTGTTTGCCATTTATCAAATGAATTAACCATACATCGTACAAAGCTTGAGAAGGCGGATGAATTATATGAGAACCATGTGGGTGAGCTATTAAGTCCTCCTAGAAAAGATGAACTTGAAGGTTTCCCGAAGTTGGTAGCACATGAATTCATGATTAAGGAAGCGAAAACAGATATCGTTTTTTCTGGCTTAGGATGGGTAACTGTGAATGAGCCGAACGTTAAAATTATTGCTCATGTTCCTAAGGGTGTAGGTGTAGTTATTCGAAAATCATTAATATAG
- the rsfS gene encoding ribosome silencing factor — MTEREILSIAVKAADDKRAEDILALNMKGLSLVADYFLICHGNSEKQVQAIAREIKEKALESGLNVKRLEGFEEARWILIDLGDVVAHVFHKEERGYYKLEKLWGDAPSENIEKELSQ; from the coding sequence ATGACAGAAAGAGAAATCTTATCGATTGCAGTTAAAGCAGCTGATGATAAAAGGGCAGAAGATATACTTGCACTAAATATGAAAGGGTTATCCTTAGTAGCAGATTATTTCCTGATTTGCCACGGTAACTCTGAAAAACAAGTACAAGCAATCGCACGAGAGATAAAGGAAAAGGCACTAGAAAGTGGTCTTAATGTAAAGCGTTTAGAAGGTTTTGAAGAGGCAAGATGGATCCTTATTGATTTAGGTGATGTAGTTGCACATGTATTCCATAAAGAAGAAAGAGGCTATTATAAGCTCGAAAAATTATGGGGCGATGCACCAAGCGAAAATATTGAAAAAGAGCTTAGTCAATGA
- the yhbY gene encoding ribosome assembly RNA-binding protein YhbY — MLTGKQKRFLRSKAHHLDPIFQVGKGGVNENMIKQIDDVLEARELIKVSVLQNCEEDKNSVAESLSKGAKAELVQIIGNTIVLYKESRENKQLVLPR, encoded by the coding sequence ATGTTAACAGGTAAGCAAAAAAGATTTTTACGCTCTAAAGCACACCATCTGGACCCAATCTTTCAGGTCGGGAAGGGTGGGGTCAATGAGAATATGATTAAGCAAATTGACGACGTCCTTGAGGCACGAGAGCTTATTAAAGTAAGTGTGTTACAGAATTGTGAGGAAGATAAAAACTCAGTTGCCGAATCTTTGAGCAAGGGTGCAAAAGCTGAGTTAGTTCAGATTATCGGAAATACAATTGTATTATATAAGGAATCTAGAGAGAATAAGCAGCTAGTTTTACCTAGGTAA
- a CDS encoding class I SAM-dependent DNA methyltransferase has product MSYQQFAYLYDELMKDIDYNQWISFVKESLPGEFTSKSKLRVLDLACGTGELSVRLADEGYEVTGVDLSEEMLAVAHEKAMEKGKKITFYQQNMMELEGYEKFDVILCFCDSLNYLGSSDDVKKTFQSVFNQLEDGGLFLFDVHSIYKMNHIFADQTFVSNADDISFIWNCYQGEFENSVEHDLSFFVKKENGNEYVRYDEVHYQRTFELSDYQKWLEAAGFTLINISSDFQHTIAEQPERVFFSLKK; this is encoded by the coding sequence ATGAGTTATCAGCAATTCGCTTACCTTTACGATGAACTAATGAAGGATATTGATTATAATCAATGGATATCCTTCGTAAAGGAAAGTCTACCAGGAGAGTTCACCTCAAAATCGAAGCTTCGTGTACTAGATCTTGCATGTGGAACAGGAGAATTGTCTGTTCGCCTTGCAGATGAGGGATATGAGGTAACTGGGGTGGACCTTTCAGAGGAAATGCTAGCAGTCGCTCATGAGAAAGCTATGGAAAAAGGGAAGAAGATTACCTTTTATCAACAGAATATGATGGAACTAGAAGGATACGAAAAATTCGATGTTATTCTATGTTTTTGTGACTCCTTAAACTATTTAGGCTCAAGTGATGACGTGAAAAAGACTTTTCAGAGTGTATTTAATCAGTTAGAGGATGGAGGGTTATTTCTTTTTGATGTTCACTCTATCTATAAGATGAATCATATCTTTGCTGATCAGACTTTTGTGAGTAATGCTGATGACATTAGCTTTATTTGGAACTGTTATCAAGGTGAGTTTGAAAATAGTGTTGAACATGATCTATCATTCTTTGTGAAAAAAGAAAATGGTAATGAATATGTTAGGTATGATGAAGTTCATTATCAACGAACGTTTGAACTATCTGACTACCAAAAATGGTTAGAAGCAGCAGGATTCACGCTTATTAACATTTCATCGGATTTTCAACACACCATCGCTGAGCAACCTGAGCGAGTTTTCTTTTCACTAAAAAAATAA